In Acanthopagrus latus isolate v.2019 chromosome 17, fAcaLat1.1, whole genome shotgun sequence, the following are encoded in one genomic region:
- the LOC119006009 gene encoding uncharacterized protein LOC119006009 isoform X12 codes for MQCKVTLLDDTQFECELDKHAKGQELITKVCDHVNLMEKDYFGLAHWDTPTDKTWLEATKEIRKQVSGAVYEFAFSVKFYPPDPAQLTEDLTRYYLCLQLRKDIMRGVLPCSFVTLSLLGSYVAQSELGEYDPEVHGTDYVKDLTLAPGQSKELEEKVMDLHRTYRSMSPAQADMLFLENAKKLAMYGVDLHQAKDLDGVDITLGVCSSGLMVYKDKLRINRFPWPKVLKISYKRSSFFIKIRASEQEQYESTIGFKLPHYKASKKLWKVCVEHHTFFRVPTVEPPTSRRFLVLGSKFRYSGRTQAQTRQASSMIDRPAPRFTRSASKRLSRNLDGAGDETLQFLQRLSTSTRSEVDDWSLMLTSDKPQPSHEFPVTTVETAQVIEGEYFTSTTEITTADEETEVIVEERKITEEEVWRIPEIPPPEAATERDDDWFVLLDVVSRETPYVPPVTLKERDALDTKSFVSVVQTAPDEEIREVVAEERKIIQEAPRLLQEIPQQPVTDRDDDWFVLLDVVPRETSYVPPVAVAQRVEVSPEERVSLVETTTIERIEKRVEVVVATTEKEKDLSEKQEVVLPQAVREIEDDWFVLLDVAARESSFVPPVTTGDYAQVYREERIATVVETTPTTTATEAITVESRKEVVVEEIVVRKVDKKFPTLIISEQKVSLRERDDDWFVLLDVVRREPSFVPPVTVAKYSQVYPEERISTVMETITVESRKEFVVEETVVPKFPKQIIPEQKISQPVSEREDDWFVLLDVAARETSFVPPATMLAQVYREERISTVVETKTVEPRKEVVVEKIVVQMEDTNLPKQIIQQAISQPIRQIDDDWFILLDVVSREAAYVPPVTPVKIIPDMRKSFEIEVKTTETTTLKKTMIIVDSRQDETRPSEIRPSQIAPPSEREGGDDWFLLFDIIREKPLVVPPVAVVERVVDVVAAKTVPVPKPAFIMEDLRPTVKLVETKPPQPRQVDDDWFVLLDVATKAPVAVDELVRMRPEVRPAKEIATIEQRALQSITIVEERQRQEKVVQQKPRPAVREVEDDWFILLDLATKKSVAAPERIQFPAERRAPTAVAKTRITISETRPQFEKRILEERRPLTHVNDDWFVLLDVGAKESVVITESGRGTRPVSAPVFSQAALAEAGIPMAPLDQPQTSTPIKTSRKEERRLEVTVEAVEPSKIEAVTESKPAVWRDQREVHSSLITTINGDIQHVSEAMSVEVVRMRKKRAKKIEGDSIYIRHSLLMLEDFDKPNEDVLKHHASISELKRNFMSAVPEQRPSEWDKRLSTHSPFRTLGINGQPLPSADGTVCISPLCNGSETKTAHRETSSSLGFSGKPRPTVSHKCEPDSIEACGGPVEEESFDQEEVVVFETSLVPIVEVEMAQLPPSPDPCCRALDETLEEEGSYPEVSDRSGMIVGSSSASYFRSDGPQVIRCFQPPLVQTQTVTITAVSNSLSSGISTTEVPVVPTKTFIYESSKVTDDGTDDKDSTSVSQTISSETSSGTTVTTTTTHISKVVKSGSSETRVEKRIVITADSDVDQDKGKDGGASAL; via the exons ATGCAATGCAAAGTCACCTTACTGGATGACACTCAGTTTGAGTGTGAACTTGAT AAACATGCTAAAGGCCAAGAGCTTATAACAAAGGTGTGTGACCATGTCAACCTGATGGAGAAAGACTACTTTGGCCTTGCTCACTGGGACACACCGACCGACAag ACATGGCTGGAAGCCACCAAAGAGATCCGGAAACAGGTTTCAGGTGCTGTGTACGAGTTTGCATTCAGTGTGAAGTTCTACCCACCTGATCCGGCACAGCTCACTGAAGACCTCACCAG ATACTACCTGTGTCTTCAGCTGAGGAAAGACATAATGCGTGGTGTTCTACCCTGTTCCTTTGTCACACTGTCCCTGCTGGGCTCCTATGTAGCCCAGTCAGAGCTTGGGGAGTATGACCCAGAGGTCCATGGAACAGATTATGTTAAAGACCTGACCCTGGCCCCCGGACAGAGCAAAGAGTTGGAGGAAAAAGTAATGGATCTGCATCGCACATACAG gTCAATGAGTCCAGCCCAAGCAGACATGTTGTTTCTGGAAAACGCCAAGAAACTCGCCATGTATGGAGTTGACCTGCACCAAGCCAAG GATCTTGATGGTGTCGACATCACACTGGGGGTTTGCTCCAGTGGTCTGATGGTTTACAAAGACAAGCTAAGGATCAACCGTTTCCCTTGGCCCAAAGTGCTCAAGATCTCTTACAAACGCAGCAGCTTCTTCATCAAAATCAGGGCATCAGAG CAAGAGCAGTATGAAAGCACAATTGGCTTTAAACTGCCCCACTACAAAGCCTCGAAGAAGCTGTGGAAAGTTTGCGTTGAACACCATACCTTCTTCAG ggTTCCAACAGTAGAGCCCCCCACATCACGTCGCTTCCTTGTCTTGGGCTCCAAGTTCCGGTACAGCGGGCGCACACAGGCCCAGACCCGCCAGGCAAGCTCCATGATTGACCGCCCAGCCCCTCGTTTCACACGTTCTGCAAGCAAGAGGTTGTCCCGTAACCTAGATGGAG CTGGAGATGAAACTCTCCAGTTCCTACAACGACTCTCCACATCAACCAGGTCTGAGGTTGATGACTGGTCACTGATGCTGACATCTGACAAACCCCAGCCATCTCATGAATTTCCAG TTACCACTGTGGAAACTGCTCAGGTGATAGAAGGCGAGTATTTCACCTCAACAACTGAGATCACAACAGCTGATGAGGAAACAGAGGTGATAgtggaagagagaaaaataacagaggAGGAGGTATGGCGTATACCAGAGATCCCACCACCAGAGGCTGCAACAGAAAGAGATGATGACTGGTTtgtgctgctggatgttgtttCCAGAGAAACACCTTATGTACCACCAG TTACACTGAAGGAAAGAGACGCACTGGATACAAAAagttttgtctctgtggttcAAACTGCACCTGATGAGGAGATTAGAGAAGTAGTAGCTGAAGAAAGGAAGATTATACAGGAGGCACCAAGACTTCTACAAGAAATCCCACAGCAGCCAGTGACAGACAGGGATGATGACTGGTTTGTGTTGCTGGACGTTGTTCCCAGAGAAACATCATATGTACCACCAG TTGCTGTTGCACAGCGTGTTGAAGTGTCTCCAGAAGAACGCGTCTCCTTGGTTGAAACGACAACTATTGAGAGGATAGAAAAAAGAGTGGAAGTTGTGGTAGcaacaactgaaaaagaaaaagatttgaGTGAAAAGCAAGAAGTTGTTCTGCCACAGGCTGTGAGAGAGATAGAAGATGACTGGTTTGTGCTGCTGGACGTTGCCGCTAGAGAATCATCATTTGTACCACCAG TTACCACGGGTGATTATGCTCAGGTCTATCGTGAAGAACGAATTGCTACTGTCGTGGAAACGACTCCTACTACTACTGCAACGGAAGCAATAACAGTAGAGTCCAGGAAGGAGGTTGTAGTTGAAGAGATTGTGGTGCGGAAGGTGGACAAGAAGTTCCCCACACTTATTATTTCAGAGCAAAAAGTATCCCTAAGAGAAAGAGATGATGACTGGTTtgtgctgctggatgttgtCCGTAGAGAACCATCATTTGTGCCACCAG TTACCGTGGCCAAGTACTCTCAGGTTTATCCTGAGGAAAGAATTTCTACTGTCATGGAAACTATAACTGTTGAGTCCAGGAAGGAGTTTGTAGTTGAAGAGACTGTGGTGCCGAAGTTTCCCAAGCAAATTATTCCAGAGCAAAAAATATCCCAGCCAGTCAGTGAAAGAGAAGATGACTGGTTTGTGCTGCTGGATGTTGCCGCTAGAGAGACATCATTTGTGCCACCAG CAACCATGCTTGCACAGGTCTATCGAGAAGAAAGAATTTCTACTGTggtggaaacaaaaacagtagaGCCCAGGAAGGAGGTTGTAGTTGAAAAGATTGTGGTGCAGATGGAGGACACAAATCTTCCCAAGCAAATTATTCAACAAGCAATATCCCAGCCAATTAGACAAATAGATGATGACTGGTTTATCCTGTTGGATGTTGTTTCCAGAGAAGCTGCCTACGTCCCTCCAG TTACTCCTGTTAAGATTATTCCTGATATGAGGAAGTCATTTGAGATTGAGGTGAAAACCACAGAGACGACAACATTGAAGAAGACCATGATTATTGTGGACAGCAGGCAAGATGAGACACGTCCATCTGAAATTAGACCAAGCCAAATTGCACCTCCgtcagagagggaaggaggagatgaTTGGTTCCTCCTGTTTGACATCATCCGTGAAAAGCCCCTTGTCGTACCACCAG TTGCTGTGGTTGAGCGTGTTGTGGATGTGGTGGCAGCCAAAACCGTACCTGTACCAAAACCAGCATTCATCATGGAAGACCTGAGGCCAACTGTGAAGTTGGTGGAGACTAAACCCCCACAACCGAGACAGGTGGATGATGACTGGTTTGTGCTGCTAGATGTTGCAACAAAAGCACCAG TTGCTGTGGACGAACTTGTCCGCATGCGCCCTGAAGTAAGACCAGCTAAAGAGATTGCAACCATAGAGCAGAGGGCACTGCAGAGCATTACCATAGTGGAAGAGAGGCAGCGTCAGGAGAAGGTGGTACAGCAGAAACCACgtccagcagtgagagaggtggaggatgatTGGTTTATTCTTCTGGATTTGGCCACTAAAAAATCAG TCGCCGCACCTGAGCGTATCCAGTtcccagcagagaggagagctccAACTGCTGTGGCCAAAACAAGGATCACAATTTCTGAGACGAGACCACAGTTTGAGAAACGGATCCTGGAGGAAAGACGTCCGCTCACACATGTCAATGATGATTGGTTTGTTCTACTAGATGTTGGCGCAAAAGAGtcag TGGTAATcacagagagtgggagaggCACCCGTCCCGTCAGTGCTCCAGTCTTCTCACAGGCTGCTCTAGCAGAGGCAGGGATCCCCATGGCTCCTCTGGATCAGCCCCAGACCTCTACTCCAATCAAGACCAGCCGCAAGGAGGAAAGAAGGCTGGAGGTGACTGTTGAAGCTGTGGAGCCCTCAAAAATCGAGGCTGTGACTGAGAGCAAG CCAGCAGTGTGGAGGGACCAGAGAGAAGTACACTCTTCACTGATAACCACCATCAATGGGGACATTCAG CACGTGTCTGAGGCGATGAGCGTGGAGGTGGTGCGAATGCGAAAG aaaaGAGCTAAGAAAATTGAGGGTGACTCAATTTATATCAGACATAGCCTTTTAATGTTGGAG GATTTCGACAAGCCTAACGAGGATGTGCTCAAGCATCACGCCAGCATCAGTGAGCTTAAGAGGAACTTCATGAGTGCCGTCCCGGAGCAGAGGCCCAGTGAGTGGGACAAGCGCCTGTCCACGCACTCTCCATTCCGCACCCTGGGGATCAATGGTCAGCCTCTTCCCAGTGCAGATGGG ACTGTGTGCATTAGTCCCCTTTGCAATGGTTCAGAGACAAAGACTGCACATCGGGaaaccagcagcagtttgggCTTTTCAGGCAAACCGAGGCCCACTGTGAGCCACAAGTGTGAGCCTGATAGCATCGAAGCCTGTGGTGGTCCAGTTGAGGAAGAGTCATTTGATCAGGAAGAGGTTGTAGTTTTTGAGACCTCCCTGGTGCCCATCGTTGAGGTGGAGATGGCACAGCTGCCTCCCTCCCCGGACCCCTGCTGTCGAGCTTTAGATGAGACCCTGGAGGAAGAAGGATCGTATCCCGAAGTGTCCGATCGCTCGGGGATGATCGTTGGATCTTCTTCAGCTTCCTATTTCAGGAGCGATGGTCCACAGGTCATACGCTGCTTCCAG CCCCCTCTGGTGCAGACCCAGACAGTCACCATCACAGCTGTCTCCAACTCCTTATCCAGTGGCATCTCCACCACAGAGGTCCCTGTCGTCCCAACCAAGACCTTCATCTATGAGTCTTCAAAG GTGACAGACGATGGGACAGATGACAAAGATAGCACATCTGTGTCCCAGACTATTAGCTCGGAGACGAGCAGTGGCACCAcagtcaccaccaccactactcACATCTCAAAG GTAGTGAAAAGCGGATCTTCGGAGACTCGTGTAGAGAAGAGAATCGTCATAACTGCAGACTCTGATGTTGACCAAGATAAG gggAAAGATGGCGGAGCATCAGCATTGTAA
- the LOC119006009 gene encoding titin-like isoform X6 — protein sequence MQCKVTLLDDTQFECELDKHAKGQELITKVCDHVNLMEKDYFGLAHWDTPTDKTWLEATKEIRKQVSGAVYEFAFSVKFYPPDPAQLTEDLTRYYLCLQLRKDIMRGVLPCSFVTLSLLGSYVAQSELGEYDPEVHGTDYVKDLTLAPGQSKELEEKVMDLHRTYRSMSPAQADMLFLENAKKLAMYGVDLHQAKDLDGVDITLGVCSSGLMVYKDKLRINRFPWPKVLKISYKRSSFFIKIRASEQEQYESTIGFKLPHYKASKKLWKVCVEHHTFFRVPTVEPPTSRRFLVLGSKFRYSGRTQAQTRQASSMIDRPAPRFTRSASKRLSRNLDGAGDETLQFLQRLSTSTRSEVDDWSLMLTSDKPQPSHEFPARVKSEQPSVQSGEASQSVRTVTVTWQDTETMQTSSQTITQTASQPWQELASDQQRRKADEWSALLLRYPPFPFVPPSDYVKQTDSLMLPAKLRLAETSSMDRLLQPPLKQQDDWYLYFDRIFSQSSFERTDKPFSSVAQFQLQQEDKQGMYVAEQELTDEQVIERLKENVTLIDQLTEMHILERRLKEVRFLEERLQEMDEMAEIIEEVIEEELGKKEVDKLRDEERDLELEEQIQARGIAKAVVKKSVKRIQEDEVDELEEEIKRVFLKGLIPEEEEAEVKQESLEEVKDESLLDDSLTERLRQIEKEWQNEVEEKSGSSDIVTTTTSVVAYHKVEHRTKKRVTIVDERGPRREETEEVRVQTGVMSEESLEKEDKWRKTEILEEITETEVSERLQPEVKTKVADNDVWFILLDRLPYKAVFIPPVTTVETAQVIEGEYFTSTTEITTADEETEVIVEERKITEEEVWRIPEIPPPEAATERDDDWFVLLDVVSRETPYVPPVTLKERDALDTKSFVSVVQTAPDEEIREVVAEERKIIQEAPRLLQEIPQQPVTDRDDDWFVLLDVVPRETSYVPPVAVAQRVEVSPEERVSLVETTTIERIEKRVEVVVATTEKEKDLSEKQEVVLPQAVREIEDDWFVLLDVAARESSFVPPVTTGDYAQVYREERIATVVETTPTTTATEAITVESRKEVVVEEIVVRKVDKKFPTLIISEQKVSLRERDDDWFVLLDVVRREPSFVPPVTVAKYSQVYPEERISTVMETITVESRKEFVVEETVVPKFPKQIIPEQKISQPVSEREDDWFVLLDVAARETSFVPPATMLAQVYREERISTVVETKTVEPRKEVVVEKIVVQMEDTNLPKQIIQQAISQPIRQIDDDWFILLDVVSREAAYVPPVTPVKIIPDMRKSFEIEVKTTETTTLKKTMIIVDSRQDETRPSEIRPSQIAPPSEREGGDDWFLLFDIIREKPLVVPPVAVVERVVDVVAAKTVPVPKPAFIMEDLRPTVKLVETKPPQPRQVDDDWFVLLDVATKAPVAVDELVRMRPEVRPAKEIATIEQRALQSITIVEERQRQEKVVQQKPRPAVREVEDDWFILLDLATKKSVAAPERIQFPAERRAPTAVAKTRITISETRPQFEKRILEERRPLTHVNDDWFVLLDVGAKESVVITESGRGTRPVSAPVFSQAALAEAGIPMAPLDQPQTSTPIKTSRKEERRLEVTVEAVEPSKIEAVTESKHVSEAMSVEVVRMRKDFDKPNEDVLKHHASISELKRNFMSAVPEQRPSEWDKRLSTHSPFRTLGINGQPLPSADGTVCISPLCNGSETKTAHRETSSSLGFSGKPRPTVSHKCEPDSIEACGGPVEEESFDQEEVVVFETSLVPIVEVEMAQLPPSPDPCCRALDETLEEEGSYPEVSDRSGMIVGSSSASYFRSDGPQVIRCFQPPLVQTQTVTITAVSNSLSSGISTTEVPVVPTKTFIYESSKVTDDGTDDKDSTSVSQTISSETSSGTTVTTTTTHISKVVKSGSSETRVEKRIVITADSDVDQDKGKDGGASAL from the exons ATGCAATGCAAAGTCACCTTACTGGATGACACTCAGTTTGAGTGTGAACTTGAT AAACATGCTAAAGGCCAAGAGCTTATAACAAAGGTGTGTGACCATGTCAACCTGATGGAGAAAGACTACTTTGGCCTTGCTCACTGGGACACACCGACCGACAag ACATGGCTGGAAGCCACCAAAGAGATCCGGAAACAGGTTTCAGGTGCTGTGTACGAGTTTGCATTCAGTGTGAAGTTCTACCCACCTGATCCGGCACAGCTCACTGAAGACCTCACCAG ATACTACCTGTGTCTTCAGCTGAGGAAAGACATAATGCGTGGTGTTCTACCCTGTTCCTTTGTCACACTGTCCCTGCTGGGCTCCTATGTAGCCCAGTCAGAGCTTGGGGAGTATGACCCAGAGGTCCATGGAACAGATTATGTTAAAGACCTGACCCTGGCCCCCGGACAGAGCAAAGAGTTGGAGGAAAAAGTAATGGATCTGCATCGCACATACAG gTCAATGAGTCCAGCCCAAGCAGACATGTTGTTTCTGGAAAACGCCAAGAAACTCGCCATGTATGGAGTTGACCTGCACCAAGCCAAG GATCTTGATGGTGTCGACATCACACTGGGGGTTTGCTCCAGTGGTCTGATGGTTTACAAAGACAAGCTAAGGATCAACCGTTTCCCTTGGCCCAAAGTGCTCAAGATCTCTTACAAACGCAGCAGCTTCTTCATCAAAATCAGGGCATCAGAG CAAGAGCAGTATGAAAGCACAATTGGCTTTAAACTGCCCCACTACAAAGCCTCGAAGAAGCTGTGGAAAGTTTGCGTTGAACACCATACCTTCTTCAG ggTTCCAACAGTAGAGCCCCCCACATCACGTCGCTTCCTTGTCTTGGGCTCCAAGTTCCGGTACAGCGGGCGCACACAGGCCCAGACCCGCCAGGCAAGCTCCATGATTGACCGCCCAGCCCCTCGTTTCACACGTTCTGCAAGCAAGAGGTTGTCCCGTAACCTAGATGGAG CTGGAGATGAAACTCTCCAGTTCCTACAACGACTCTCCACATCAACCAGGTCTGAGGTTGATGACTGGTCACTGATGCTGACATCTGACAAACCCCAGCCATCTCATGAATTTCCAG CCAGAGTGAAGTCTGAGCAGCCTTCGGTTCAGTCCGGGGAGGCCAGTCAGTCTGTTCGCACAGTAACAGTGACCTGGCAGGACACCGAGACTATGCAGACTAGCTCTCAAACCATCACCCAGACAGCCAGTCAGCCGTGGCAGGAGCTGGCATCTgatcagcagaggagaaaggcAGACGAGTGGTCTGCACTGCTCCTTCGTTACCCTCCTTTTCCATTTGTCCCACCGTCTGATTATGTGAAACAGACAG ATTCTCTGATGTTGCCAGCTAAGCTCAGGTTGGCAGAAACGAGCTCTATGGACAGACTATTGCAACCACCATTGAAACAGCAAGATGATTGGTACCTTTACTTTGACCGAATCTTCAGCCAATCCTCATTTGAGCGTACTGACAAACCTT TCTCTTCTGTAGCTCAgttccagctccagcaggaggATAAGCAGGGCATGTATGTGGCAGAGCAGGAACTGACCGATGAGCAGGTCATTGAGAGGCTGAAGGAAAATGTGACCTTGATAGATCAGCTGACAGAGATGCATATTTTGGAAAGGAGGTTGAAGGAAGTGAGGTTTTTAGAGGAAAGGCTCCAAGAAATGGATGAGATGGCAGAGATAATTGAGGAAGTAATAGAGGAGGAATTGGGTAAGAAGGAGGTAGATAAGTTGAGAGACGAAGAGAGAGATTTGGAGCTGGAAGAACAAATACAAGCTAGAGGAATAGCTAAAGCAGTGGTGAAGAAGTCAGTGAAAAGAATACAGGAGGATGAAGTGGATGAACTTGAAGAGGAGATAAAGCGAGTGTTTTTAAAAGGCTTGAtacctgaagaggaagaggctgaGGTGAAGCAGGAGAGTCTAGAAGAGGTAAAAGATGAGAGCCTGTTAGATGATAGTTTGACAGAGAGACTACGACAGATTGAAAAAGAATGGCAGAACGAGGTGGAAGAGAAGTCTGGCTCTTCAGATATCGTCACTACTACCACTTCTGTAGTGGCATACCATAAGGTGGAACATAGGACTAAGAAGAGGGTGACTATTGTAGATGAGAGAGGGCCAAGGCGGGAGGAAACTGAAGAAGTGCGGGTACAGACTGGTGTCATGTCAGAGGAAAGCttagaaaaagaagacaaatggCGTAAGACAGAAATACTAGAGGAGATAACTGAGACAGAAGTCTCAGAGAGGCTTCAGCCTGAGGTTAAAACTAAGGTGGCAGATAATGATGTCTGGTTCATACTTCTTGACCGCCTTCCATACAAAGCTGTTTTCATACCACCAG TTACCACTGTGGAAACTGCTCAGGTGATAGAAGGCGAGTATTTCACCTCAACAACTGAGATCACAACAGCTGATGAGGAAACAGAGGTGATAgtggaagagagaaaaataacagaggAGGAGGTATGGCGTATACCAGAGATCCCACCACCAGAGGCTGCAACAGAAAGAGATGATGACTGGTTtgtgctgctggatgttgtttCCAGAGAAACACCTTATGTACCACCAG TTACACTGAAGGAAAGAGACGCACTGGATACAAAAagttttgtctctgtggttcAAACTGCACCTGATGAGGAGATTAGAGAAGTAGTAGCTGAAGAAAGGAAGATTATACAGGAGGCACCAAGACTTCTACAAGAAATCCCACAGCAGCCAGTGACAGACAGGGATGATGACTGGTTTGTGTTGCTGGACGTTGTTCCCAGAGAAACATCATATGTACCACCAG TTGCTGTTGCACAGCGTGTTGAAGTGTCTCCAGAAGAACGCGTCTCCTTGGTTGAAACGACAACTATTGAGAGGATAGAAAAAAGAGTGGAAGTTGTGGTAGcaacaactgaaaaagaaaaagatttgaGTGAAAAGCAAGAAGTTGTTCTGCCACAGGCTGTGAGAGAGATAGAAGATGACTGGTTTGTGCTGCTGGACGTTGCCGCTAGAGAATCATCATTTGTACCACCAG TTACCACGGGTGATTATGCTCAGGTCTATCGTGAAGAACGAATTGCTACTGTCGTGGAAACGACTCCTACTACTACTGCAACGGAAGCAATAACAGTAGAGTCCAGGAAGGAGGTTGTAGTTGAAGAGATTGTGGTGCGGAAGGTGGACAAGAAGTTCCCCACACTTATTATTTCAGAGCAAAAAGTATCCCTAAGAGAAAGAGATGATGACTGGTTtgtgctgctggatgttgtCCGTAGAGAACCATCATTTGTGCCACCAG TTACCGTGGCCAAGTACTCTCAGGTTTATCCTGAGGAAAGAATTTCTACTGTCATGGAAACTATAACTGTTGAGTCCAGGAAGGAGTTTGTAGTTGAAGAGACTGTGGTGCCGAAGTTTCCCAAGCAAATTATTCCAGAGCAAAAAATATCCCAGCCAGTCAGTGAAAGAGAAGATGACTGGTTTGTGCTGCTGGATGTTGCCGCTAGAGAGACATCATTTGTGCCACCAG CAACCATGCTTGCACAGGTCTATCGAGAAGAAAGAATTTCTACTGTggtggaaacaaaaacagtagaGCCCAGGAAGGAGGTTGTAGTTGAAAAGATTGTGGTGCAGATGGAGGACACAAATCTTCCCAAGCAAATTATTCAACAAGCAATATCCCAGCCAATTAGACAAATAGATGATGACTGGTTTATCCTGTTGGATGTTGTTTCCAGAGAAGCTGCCTACGTCCCTCCAG TTACTCCTGTTAAGATTATTCCTGATATGAGGAAGTCATTTGAGATTGAGGTGAAAACCACAGAGACGACAACATTGAAGAAGACCATGATTATTGTGGACAGCAGGCAAGATGAGACACGTCCATCTGAAATTAGACCAAGCCAAATTGCACCTCCgtcagagagggaaggaggagatgaTTGGTTCCTCCTGTTTGACATCATCCGTGAAAAGCCCCTTGTCGTACCACCAG TTGCTGTGGTTGAGCGTGTTGTGGATGTGGTGGCAGCCAAAACCGTACCTGTACCAAAACCAGCATTCATCATGGAAGACCTGAGGCCAACTGTGAAGTTGGTGGAGACTAAACCCCCACAACCGAGACAGGTGGATGATGACTGGTTTGTGCTGCTAGATGTTGCAACAAAAGCACCAG TTGCTGTGGACGAACTTGTCCGCATGCGCCCTGAAGTAAGACCAGCTAAAGAGATTGCAACCATAGAGCAGAGGGCACTGCAGAGCATTACCATAGTGGAAGAGAGGCAGCGTCAGGAGAAGGTGGTACAGCAGAAACCACgtccagcagtgagagaggtggaggatgatTGGTTTATTCTTCTGGATTTGGCCACTAAAAAATCAG TCGCCGCACCTGAGCGTATCCAGTtcccagcagagaggagagctccAACTGCTGTGGCCAAAACAAGGATCACAATTTCTGAGACGAGACCACAGTTTGAGAAACGGATCCTGGAGGAAAGACGTCCGCTCACACATGTCAATGATGATTGGTTTGTTCTACTAGATGTTGGCGCAAAAGAGtcag TGGTAATcacagagagtgggagaggCACCCGTCCCGTCAGTGCTCCAGTCTTCTCACAGGCTGCTCTAGCAGAGGCAGGGATCCCCATGGCTCCTCTGGATCAGCCCCAGACCTCTACTCCAATCAAGACCAGCCGCAAGGAGGAAAGAAGGCTGGAGGTGACTGTTGAAGCTGTGGAGCCCTCAAAAATCGAGGCTGTGACTGAGAGCAAG CACGTGTCTGAGGCGATGAGCGTGGAGGTGGTGCGAATGCGAAAG GATTTCGACAAGCCTAACGAGGATGTGCTCAAGCATCACGCCAGCATCAGTGAGCTTAAGAGGAACTTCATGAGTGCCGTCCCGGAGCAGAGGCCCAGTGAGTGGGACAAGCGCCTGTCCACGCACTCTCCATTCCGCACCCTGGGGATCAATGGTCAGCCTCTTCCCAGTGCAGATGGG ACTGTGTGCATTAGTCCCCTTTGCAATGGTTCAGAGACAAAGACTGCACATCGGGaaaccagcagcagtttgggCTTTTCAGGCAAACCGAGGCCCACTGTGAGCCACAAGTGTGAGCCTGATAGCATCGAAGCCTGTGGTGGTCCAGTTGAGGAAGAGTCATTTGATCAGGAAGAGGTTGTAGTTTTTGAGACCTCCCTGGTGCCCATCGTTGAGGTGGAGATGGCACAGCTGCCTCCCTCCCCGGACCCCTGCTGTCGAGCTTTAGATGAGACCCTGGAGGAAGAAGGATCGTATCCCGAAGTGTCCGATCGCTCGGGGATGATCGTTGGATCTTCTTCAGCTTCCTATTTCAGGAGCGATGGTCCACAGGTCATACGCTGCTTCCAG CCCCCTCTGGTGCAGACCCAGACAGTCACCATCACAGCTGTCTCCAACTCCTTATCCAGTGGCATCTCCACCACAGAGGTCCCTGTCGTCCCAACCAAGACCTTCATCTATGAGTCTTCAAAG GTGACAGACGATGGGACAGATGACAAAGATAGCACATCTGTGTCCCAGACTATTAGCTCGGAGACGAGCAGTGGCACCAcagtcaccaccaccactactcACATCTCAAAG GTAGTGAAAAGCGGATCTTCGGAGACTCGTGTAGAGAAGAGAATCGTCATAACTGCAGACTCTGATGTTGACCAAGATAAG gggAAAGATGGCGGAGCATCAGCATTGTAA